ATGTTTGTGGGAGAAGGTTCCCACACGAGATGTACCCTTGCGGAGGGGAACTCGTTAATTCTTGGTGTCAAAGTTACTTTAATTTTGTGTTTGGTCCGTGAAGAATCAACATGCTTATGTGTGATTCGAAGTTAAGTTCCCAACAAAATGATTCTACACCAAAAAGTTCTCATCCAATGAAGCTGTTCTAACCGTTAGCCATATATCTTCATAAAACGATGGAATTATAAAAGCTTGAATCATCATAACACGATATAATTGTTCATTGTAAAATGATCGatgtaataattttgtaatttataataaattaatgttaAAACGATCGATGTAATTAatgtaatttataataaattaatgtaaAATTATCGatgtaataattttgtaatttataattatcGATAGAATTGTTCATTGTAAAATTAATTATCTACTACAAGTTAGCGGGTTAGTTTAAACAATTGGGCCTGTATCCCCTTAATGGGTCGATCCTACTAGGCAGAGGTTCTTCCGAGAATCATCATCAGTGGCGGGcgatacatacatacatacacacAAACGCTCTCTGCTCTCTAACAGACACCAGCGACTGAGATAGAGAAATGAGTATTCAAATTTGTAGTTTCCCGTTGCATCCAAGGTTCTCGCTGCGACCCTGCTCCCAAACCGCCGCGAGGTCTACACGTATCTTCGCTCGTACGGAGAATGAATCGTCACGGTCTGATCAGCAACAGCTCAATCTCTCCGTCCTTCGCTTCACATTCGGTAACCTCTTCCTTTCTGGCCTTTTCTTTCATCTCCAATCGAGAGTTAGTTCATTTCTAAAGAGATTCGGTAATTGATCTTATAGGGATTCCTGGGCTAGACGAATCTTATCTACCGAGGTGGATCGGGTACGGGTTCGGATCGCTTATTCTTCTCAAccacttctcagcttcagctCCAATCAGCGAATCTCAACTGGTATCATTTTATATAGACCTGGTTTAATCCGGTTCAGCATTTTAATTGTTTCTTGGTTTACTTTGGTTAAGAGTAGCAATGGCTTACTAGTGTTTGCATGATTGTGTTGTGTGGTGACAGAGATCAGAGGCTTTAGGGTTATCACTTGCTGCATTCTCCATAGCTTTACCTTACTTTGGCAAGTTCCTCAAGGTACATTGCCTTTACTGCTTTTGTTTTCACCAATCTACTGAAATAAGCTTTTGCTGTTTTAGGGTTctgaagtagagaagagaagCTTACCTGAAGAGGGAGAACAGGTTTTTGTGATATCATCAAGTATTGGAGACTCTTTGAAAGAGGATTTGGCTTGGGCAACTTATGTTTTGTTGAGGAATACAAGTACCGTTGCTGTGGTATGCTGTTCATTCTTGATCTACTTGGCTCTCTTCTCTGTTTTACTAAGAAAGCTTGCTTTTTTTCTTCAGATGATATCGATTCAAGGTGAGCTTTGTGTTCGCGGGTACTGGAACTGCCCTGGTCAAATGCCAAAGGCTCAACTACATGACTGGTTCAAGAGAAACGTTGATGAAATAGGCCTGGCTGATGTTAAGGAGACCCTTTATTTCCCTCAGTATGCAGGTATTTTGTGTTCCTTGATGTTTTTTCAGCAGTGTGTCGACCCTCTTTTGCATATATGTTAACTTGTAAGTTTGATTTTAGGTTCTGCATTGTCGTGGGATATTCTTCCTGATGGGACGCGTTCTGTTTTTGTGCAACCTCTCGTACATAATATTGATGAATCGGAGAAAATGGATGGGTTTTTGCTGGTGGCTTCTACTGCTGGATATGCATATAGCGATAAAGATAGAGCCTGGATTGGAGCCATGGCTGATAAATTCAGAGGTTAGATAGTTCCCATGGATGTAAATGATATAATGATTTGTTGCTTCTCCTTTTCTCTTTCTGTGTTTTTGTTAAGTTGAATTTTTGCAGCCACAACTCAGACACAGTTTCCTCATGGTATATATGCTTTGTTGCTGTTCCATGATTCCATCTGAATATGAGATGGTTTGCATATATTCATAGAACTTAATTAAGATCAGAGACGATTGTTTAATTCCTTTGCTAATATATTAACGAGACTTTAGGTTTAGGGTACCATGGTCCTTGCAGGTAGGCTACACGTCAGTAGCAAATATACAAACTT
The window above is part of the Brassica napus cultivar Da-Ae chromosome C3, Da-Ae, whole genome shotgun sequence genome. Proteins encoded here:
- the LOC106411954 gene encoding protein COFACTOR ASSEMBLY OF COMPLEX C SUBUNIT B CCB2, chloroplastic-like isoform X1 produces the protein MSIQICSFPLHPRFSLRPCSQTAARSTRIFARTENESSRSDQQQLNLSVLRFTFGIPGLDESYLPRWIGYGFGSLILLNHFSASAPISESQLRSEALGLSLAAFSIALPYFGKFLKGSEVEKRSLPEEGEQVFVISSSIGDSLKEDLAWATYVLLRNTSTVAVMISIQGELCVRGYWNCPGQMPKAQLHDWFKRNVDEIGLADVKETLYFPQYAGSALSWDILPDGTRSVFVQPLVHNIDESEKMDGFLLVASTAGYAYSDKDRAWIGAMADKFRG
- the LOC106411954 gene encoding protein COFACTOR ASSEMBLY OF COMPLEX C SUBUNIT B CCB2, chloroplastic-like isoform X2, with amino-acid sequence MSIQICSFPLHPRFSLRPCSQTAARSTRIFARTENESSRSDQQQLNLSVLRFTFGIPGLDESYLPRWIGYGFGSLILLNHFSASAPISESQLRSEALGLSLAAFSIALPYFGKFLKGSEVEKRSLPEEGEQVFVISSSIGDSLKEDLAWATYVLLRNTSTVAVMISIQGELCVRGYWNCPGQMPKAQLHDWFKRNVDEIGLADVKETLYFPQYAGSALSWDILPDGTRSVFVQPLVHNIDESEKMDGFLLVASTAGYAYSDKDRAWIGAMADKFRG